GGCGGGGCACAGGTTAGCTCAGTATCAACATTATATTCTTTgcaatttaatgaaattcttTTTTCTAAGACCAAAACATAGGTCTGTCAAACTATCGATAGCGCTAGTGGTGGGTTTCGGTCCGCCCCGATTGTCACTGCGATATCGATAAGACGGTTTTGCGGGATTTTCCGGCAAGGTCTATGGTAATGATATTCCGCTGGTCACACTGCAGTTGTTTTAGGCGCCAACTCGATTTCTTTTGAGTTAGTGATATATCCATAATTTTCTTAAACAGCTTGCTTCGATAGTTTGACAGTCCTATGAAAAACAAGATACAATACAGGATTGTTCTTTATAGAGTTTTCAAAGCTCAAAAGCAGCAAATAGAAAAAAGACAGTGTTTCTTTCATTATCAACTTTTATTGTGTAACGGTGTAGTTGCATCTATTATTTATCTGAGTGCTTGGTCGACTTAAACGTCTTCACTAAATTGTTAAGCTAAAGCCAATGCGataaaacaattataataCTTGTTTCAAAAAACGCATGACAGCTGCTACATTGcgttaaaatgtcctttggtTTTGCGAATTGCTTTGGTTTTTGATTGTTTACACGTACGTTcgtaaatatgcaaattgtgtGCCTTGGTTTAgtataaatactttaaataagcATCTCTTGTCTTGGTGCCTTTAACTTACGCTAATCAAACTTTGTATATGATTCGTTTGTTCACTAAAATAGCAACACTTGAGAACTGTTCACATAAAAATGATACAAATACGTGGGTGGAAAAACAGCAGGAAGGGAGTAACATTTGAGAGTTTTTCGATATAGTTtctacgtgtgtgtgtgtttaggtACAGTTTGCTAGTCGGAGGTATTACATAGATTACATAGATGATTGCTTGTCCATAATACACACATTTAGCAGTTGTGTTTAAGTTCGCTCGAGTGGAAGATATAGATATGAATGCTTTGCTTTCGTTACAGTTTCACAGGTGGGATTCTTAGGGTACATAAGACTAATTGCAGCAACCTCGTTTGCTGCCCTTCCATGGGGATGAGTGTTTTATTCTTTGTTCCGAAGCGAttgctaattaaaatttggCTTAAAATTCCGCTCGTTCGACGACTAAGAGCAAGCGGTTACATTTGGGATGATTGTTTGGCTCTGGATACGTTCTCAGACTAAAGGTATTTTCACTAGTTTAAGTAAGTTAAATACGCAATTATGCTTAATCTACCAACGCTGGAGGTGTGTACTTCTGTAGCTGAAGAAGCCGTGTAGCCGTGGCTGTGGTCGTTCGCTGTTGTCGTTCTTACTCCTTCTTGGGCAACTCACTGTTCATGATGCTGAGCCGGCGGATGTTGGGCTTGTCGTAGTCCTCCATCGAGATGCCGCGCGACAAACGCCGCGATCCGTTGGCACCCTCTAAGGAACCTGAGCTGGCGGTGGAGAAGGCGCGACCGCGATCCACTCCCGGCATCACCACCGATGTGAGCAGGCCCTGACCCTTGCAGAAGAGCAATATGGACTGGGCCACCTTTCCGGGCTGCAAgatcatttttattattataaaatcatGTTATTAATATAAAGAATACATACAGCATCGGCGAGAACATCGCCAGCCCGCTCGATCTTCAGTATGGTCACCCTTTCCTTCTCCACATCACGATGCAGCTTCTCAACCATGGAGGCATAGGGGCTCAGCATGCCCGTGATCAGGATGACATCCACTTTGCAGCCTTTGAGCGTCAAGTCCTTGCGACTGTAGGGGAAGATTacgttattaaaaataataataatataaaatatataatttatctaAAACTTAACCCTGAACTTACTTCATAAATGCTTTGACGTAGAGACCGATGTTCTTGCTGTTTAGGGAGCGATGCAAACGCTTCTGGTACTCGGCCACAATCTTGTCCTTGTCCGGATTCTCGCCCACGATTTGCTGTAAAGTTTGGCGTTtcaccattttttttttgtgcagtGTCAGTAAGCGGAAAGTTGGCATGAGGCCGACGGTCGATAAGTGAAAGTTAAAGCTAGCACAACACTTAGCTACGGACTACGACAATTACACAGCATGCAAAAAGTACAAAAGCATACAATTTAAGAAAGTAAAACTAAAAGCAGAAGAAAGCGATTGTTGcacaattatttttctttccaaaTTTTGTTCAACAGTTTCTTGCTTTGGGCCAATTTATTGCCGGATGAATGGAGGGGGGAACGGGAACTATGTACATACCCATTTCTAAAAGAAAGTAACGagaaattccaaaaaaaaaattaacaaattaaacatgcaataaaaaatggaCCTATGACTATCAGAAGGAATCAAATTTAAAGGTCGAGCACTGCAGCACCGATTGAGAGAAGGAGGTATGCGAAATGGTTTGCCTGAGGAAGAGACTTGATAAAGTGACGTTTGATCTGTTTACCTCCATAACCTGAAAGCGCAGACGAACAGGGTTCGTTTGGAGCGGTTGGTTGTTAAGTCAAACATAAAATAGAACAGAAGGTAAAGTGAGTACAACACTGAGACCAAACCAACGACAACACGCACTCCACGGGCACAGCCGGTGGCACATTTAGCTCGTTGGGGTTAGAGCCGACCTCCAACCCATCTGAGGGCCACTACTTACATGTCCGAATTTGTGGTACATCAGAAAGCTCTCAGCCGACTGGGCCACCTCATCGCTCTTCCAGCTAATGAACTGCAAAGGCACAGAGAGAAGGCAGTGTAATTAGTGTTTTACTTGGTCTACTTAGCTACAAAATACTTggtaagtaaataaattaatattagaaaaaaataaacaataaaaagcagaaaaatatGCTCTTATTATCTTCCTTTTTCTTAGGAAGGCGGTacaccactgcgtatgagtTATGCGCTCCCTTAATTTATCATCTTACTTGTGGTTGGACTTAAAACGACTACTGCTTAGGGGAAACCTAATTTATATACCAAGTAATATATAATGCCACCCACCTTGTTCTTGAAGGACTGCACCACACTGGCGGCACTGCCCGTTGCGTTGATCAGAATGAGGCCCAGTGCCCGGCTGGGATGGGCCAACCCAAAACGGGCCAGGACATTCGCACCGGCACCCTCGCCCAAGCCAATCACGTACTTGACGTGCAGATAGTCCAGCACGGTGACCAGGTCCTCGCCCAGAGCCTGAAGCGAAGGGAACGGAAAGCCGTCGGCCAAAGCATCAGCATTGTCCGCGTGCCCCGGCACATCCACGTGTATGAAGCAGGAGCGCTCCTTGATCTCCGTCATGCAGGGGCTGCTCACGAACTCCTGGAAGGAATTATCTGCGGCCGGGCGCCATTAGTTCTCTTTGTGCTCCCAACGCCGGCAGGCAATTAGTTCTCCGGGGAGTCCCCTACTTACGGTTGCAGCCCAGGTCGTGGACCGTGATAAATACAGCTCGCTTCTCCTGCTGGGACAGGTCGCCCTAAATGacaaggaaataaatattatcagGCCATCCAAAGGGGTCCGGACTCCTCTGCTTACCTGCACTATTACGGTCAGATCCCCGCATTTCTCGGTGCTGATATTGTATTTCTGCAAAGGCgttaatcaaaaaatatataaattgaagTGTGTGCTTGGAATTTGTTGGGGGAAAAACTTGAAAACTTTGGAACGAGCAAAGTAAGTAAACGGCAAAATCATTTTCACGTTGCCATAAACACAAACTCAAGCGTGAAAAATGACGGGCATGAAATGACcaaaaaatgtgaaatgcTTTTCCCTGTATTTGACTCGGCGAGCGTTAGCTTTTGGCAGGTCCTTGATGTCCTCCCAGGCCTGACTCGTCATGCTCTTTGTGTAAGTTTCGAATTTGAATTTCTCTCGTCCTGGcatgttaaatatttgtgtgtgcatttaatatacatacatatatatattcgtgcACTGGAATTCGGTATGTAAAATTTAAGGAGATGCCTCAGCAACACACATCCCTAAGCACACCAAACTGTTGAATGTTTGCGTTTTgccacataaaaaaaatacacccAAAATGTCGCTCAGGGGTATTTCTGGCTTTGAACATTCCCTGGGGATTATTTGATGaaattttccaaattgaattctGTGTGCAATTGGCTAAAACTAATACAAAAAGTTAAAGGAGCATGGGTTAgtttaaaaaccatttaattAGCCTTGAGGAGGGAATGCCAAGGGAATTTCGAACTCAAGGGAAATGAAAGAAACATTTAATGGGCTCGAgcagttttaataatatatcttAAGTTATTTATTGAGTGGAAATGGGTTTGTGTCAATATGAGTACAGGGAAATAAGGTATAcgctttaaaaacaaaaatgtaagaaCTAACACGACTGATCCTCAAAAAACAGCAGAAACTCTTCAACAcaaagtatttatttacttactATAAATTCATTGAGTTGATACATGATACTCTCCTTAATCAAGAGCCCAAGCCAGAAGCGGGAGTCAGTAAATTCCCTGCTCAATATTCAAGCTATCGATTGGGGTAACTGAAGCCCTGAACACCACAAGGCTCTGCAGCCTCTGCCACTGTTGTGGGATGTCAGGAGCATTGTATTGTCCTGGGCTATCAGTTTCAGGCGGCTTCTTCCTCTGCCTTCGAACCCAAATCGAAATTTATTAAAGCGTAAAGCAAATAAGCCAGCAAAGCTCCTCAAATTGAGGCCGGAGCATGGGCCCATCCTGGCTATCCTTATCCCTGGCAACACAAACGCAACTGCTCGAGGACCGCACACACATGCGACCTATATAGCCATTGAGCACTTATTGAAATTGAGTGAAACTATACAAGTGTCAAAAGACCAGCAGCGGCAGTGGTGCCATCAACATCTTCCGGCCAAGAATTTACCTAAGCTCTTTAATGTCTATTCGACTAAATTGGACGAACACCTCCGACACCCACCGTTCATCGGGGTATTTTTGTGTAAGCCcgtaaatagataaataaacgGAATGGGTATTATGTAAATGCATCCGTTGAGTGCCCGGCCGCAGCCTTTGTCCCGCCACTGCCTTTGTTGGCCCAAGACGGTCGGTTGGCGCAcctgcctctctctctctctcacgtTCCCAGAAATgccaataaaaaaagtttGGTCTTCCAAATAAAAGCATTAATAAATCAGGCAAATTTGCTACTTATGTAAACTGCGTTGAGCCCATTTGCATGATGACCGAAGGCCAGCTGGCTGGAAACAGGACGCAGGATCAGCCAGCTGCAGTTGCAGTCGCACAGCCAGATTGGCGACTGCTGAGGGAATAATAGCTTGGCAAACAACAAACTACAGGCAAATGGCGCGCCTGGTATCACAAATCAATTGGCATTAATTGAGTGTGAGTCCGGGGCTGTTTGTGTGTGCCAAGGACAAGAGAGCACAAAGGGCAATACTTTAACTACAGATAGCTTTGAAGAGGGGATTTTCCATTTAATATTATCAGGAATTATtaggaaaaaacaaaataataataagactTGTAAAGAAAAATTGGAAACAGGAAGACcgataaattttcaaatttcaaaataatttaaaagatttaaatttacagTTCAGGACTCCttggaatatatattctttccTTCACatcttataatttaaaatctttaatattAAGCCCCTAGTTTTTCCCTGTGTAAAACGTAAGCTACAGATAAAATACTTGGGTTAACTTGGGGACGTGGGAGACTCATTTACTACCCCGTTTCCGCCACAGAATGACTGCCGTAAAAGTGTTGACAATTGAAGGGGAGAAGAAATAAAGAGATTGTGTCGAGACCTAGGCAACTGTTGGGGAATAGTGTGGTTGGGACGTGTAAGGTCTTCGAGCCAAGTGCGTCCACTCACACAAAAAACCTTTCGTACACCTGTCCAACCTGGCAGAGCGATCAAATATAAAGGTATACATGCCAATGGTGCCATGAAAATCGcttataaataatgaaattgcCAATAAATTGCACACACCAGCGAGCTTTTGGGGGAGTGGAAAATGAAGGGTGGCCATGTGTCGGCTGTGACagactgcctgcctgcctggctTGGCCGACTGCACTTTACGACCTGGCGATGCTCATTCATTCACCTTTCCTCCGGCGCTCCGGAGTGACGTCGGCCTGGCACACATCACGGATGATGGATGTCTTGCGGTTgagctcagccaaaaatgttcCCCAAATGTTCAGTAGAATGATTTCCACATAAAAGAACACTAGGAGAAATAGCAAGTGAcgattttttctttataaaaaacagGAGGCTTTTAGAAGTTTTTATTGtaagtgttttttttcttattttttatcaacTTTAAAAGTCCTTTATTGTTAACAAGACTTGTACGATTTTCATTATACATGTTTTTCAAACATTTCCCTCTCTGCAAAAGAGCCCTCGATAGTAAAGAAAAGTTTATGTGGCTGTCAATCGAAGTTTTTCCTCGTTTTCTGGCTCTTTCCCTTTCTGCcagctcaattgtaaatcgaAATTGTTTATTGGTTTTTGCGTCAGAGGAACTTTTCAGGCCCCCAAATCAGCTGAGACTTTTCCCCCCACCAAGCCGTCAGTCAATTAAAAAGTCATTTGGCTCAATCGTTTGATTTATGTTGGAAAACCTGGTCCTGCTGTCCCCCTGTCGATGTGCAATGTCCGCTCGCTCGCCGCACATTAATTGACTCTGGGCTGGGTCAATGTTTGCACCTTGCCTCCTATTTGCTGCCATGTGCTCACCCGCATCTCGATTCTTAATTGAGACATACGGCCAGACCACGTAGTCGTCGTCACATCTCTGACTCGGTTTCCCGTGACGGAAACAGGCATGTGAACGACATTGAAGGGAGAATTCGTTTTGCGAAAGAAACAAGTTGGGGGTCAATGGGCAACTGTCATCTGTTAATTACTTTGGGTCTAAGGCAAACAATTTTTGAACTTGTTTACTCTCCTTCTAAATTTTAGAAGCCCAGAAAGATGTGCCTCTGATGCTTTTgctgttgaaaaacaaatttgtttttgcatcaacaaaatggaaaagcaataaaatatttcgttAAACGAATTGCATTTCCATGTCCACAAagtttggttttctttttgagCGTTCCTTGTGTACCTCCTGGATATCAGCAGCAGATGCGGAAGGATACATACAATGAATTCGGATATCATAGATGAGATGCATACGTTTGTATGCTTTAGGTTTTTGTACCCGAACTGTTCTTTTGTTGGCGGAGAGGCAGCTGGGATGCCTGGAAAACATGCATAAAACTGTATCACTTGCTCCGGCAGGATAACAAAGGGTCTCGGGGGGAGGTTCGGTTGGGTGGAATGGCATCCCATAACCGAGGCGTTGCCCTCGAGCGAGCTCTGGTTGAGAGTTGCAGCTGCCCTGGTTGGTTGCTGTGTACGTGTCAACTCATTGACCTcgttgctgatgctgctgcctcGACTTATGCTCCGTGTTGCCATCGCTCTTTAGTCCTCCCATTTCCTGGTCTCATATTTTCCCTGATTTTTCGCAGCCTTTCCTTTTTCTCTTCCTCTGGCTGgctgtgcttacacttttttCCATTCCGCCACTCCTCTCCCAATCCGATTTCCCCTTTAATGTCGTAATCATGTGGCAGCGACCTAAGTGCCCATTACCCACGGCAGCCATCCTGCTCCGTCCCACATCGCATCCATCCTAACGTGCGAGTTTGTCAGGAgctgtcagtcagtcagtcattcgGTCGGGTTGATTCTGCCGGATTTCTGCCGTAACCTGATGGATTTCACAGTTTGATGGCTTGATGGCTGATATCCCGTGTACTCGATTTCACATTTTTCGACGCCAAATGatctgagttgttaacttgtTTATTTAGAATATTGAACtgctttggtttgggcttgatAATGGAAAAAGTTTGTAATACCAATTTGTGAGAGTTGTTTAGTAGGTTTAAAGGTTAAAgcgtttaaatttaataatcaaaattgtatgttttatttattattaaaataattaacttgtccaaacattttaattaattattaaatcattaaaGAGTTGATTTTTTCTGCCTATCTACGctctatttaaatttaagtgatacttattaaaagcaaataaaaataccaaaactaaaagtaaagtaaaagttAGATAATTAAAACCTCCCCCCTATTCCATTTAAATACAATGCCTTTGTACTTGCTTAATTACCCAGGATCCACGCATTCCCCCTACTATGCCTGTGTTTTAGGTCTTGCCAGGTGGAAATAGGTCGCATTTACGAGTATCTTTGATCGTCCCTCGGCCGTTCAGCTCGTCAGCTTTGATGGGAAAACACAAAACATCGGTGCGGAAAACAAAGAATGGATCCAAGTCGAGGGCTTTGGAGAGCTGCGGCAAGTCGGCTGCAGAAGTCTCTGCCACTCGAACAGAAAGTTTATTTAACAAAGTGCTGGCCATTCACATCCCGGCCACAGTTCCCCATCAAGCCTGCTGCCGTTTTGCCCCTCGCCGGCTTTTCTTTTCCGCTAATCAGCATTTCCCTTGCCGGACACGCCTAACTCAATCGCTGGGATTTCTCCCTTGGCTACATTTATTGCATTCGTAATTTAAAGGGGCCCGGGATTGAGTTCTCGTTTTGGCCCGACCGCGACTCGTGACCGCCTTGACAAACAGATCCTGGACTGGTTGTTTATGGACGGACCGAAAGTTTATTTGCCAGCCACTTCATTTTGGCCAGAAACGTATTCAAGTGTAAATGGACTTCGGTTCATAACCGCACTTGCACCGAAGCACTTTGGGGATCCCCCGGAATCCCCGTGCTGTGTGGATTTTATTCGTATTTGGTTAAGTGCTGTCATATGTCGCCTCCGGCCACGCCCCGCTGGCCCCACAGGACGACAGGAAGGGCAggctatatacatatgtatccaTGCGCTGGCTTATTGAATCGATGATGCTTCAGTTTCTGCTGGC
Above is a genomic segment from Drosophila kikkawai strain 14028-0561.14 chromosome 3R, DkikHiC1v2, whole genome shotgun sequence containing:
- the LOC108073229 gene encoding uncharacterized protein ZK1073.1 isoform X4, which translates into the protein MSALAAEKRASFARRAESLVERKYNISTEKCGDLTVIVQGDLSQQEKRAVFITVHDLGCNHNSFQEFVSSPCMTEIKERSCFIHVDVPGHADNADALADGFPFPSLQALGEDLVTVLDYLHVKYVIGLGEGAGANVLARFGLAHPSRALGLILINATGSAASVVQSFKNKFISWKSDEVAQSAESFLMYHKFGHQIVGENPDKDKIVAEYQKRLHRSLNSKNIGLYVKAFMNRKDLTLKGCKVDVILITGMLSPYASMVEKLHRDVEKERVTILKIERAGDVLADAPGKVAQSILLFCKGQGLLTSVVMPGVDRGRAFSTASSGSLEGANGSRRLSRGISMEDYDKPNIRRLSIMNTKSILRFNQVYMDAPPPTKPPRGVKYGKDEPPTAINLMEIPIWLCFVC
- the LOC108073229 gene encoding uncharacterized protein ZK1073.1 isoform X5 codes for the protein MSALAAEKRASFARRAESLVERKYNISTEKCGDLTVIVQGDLSQQEKRAVFITVHDLGCNHNSFQEFVSSPCMTEIKERSCFIHVDVPGHADNADALADGFPFPSLQALGEDLVTVLDYLHVKYVIGLGEGAGANVLARFGLAHPSRALGLILINATGSAASVVQSFKNKFISWKSDEVAQSAESFLMYHKFGHVMEVNRSNVTLSSLFLRQTISHTSFSQSVLQCSTFKFDSF
- the LOC108073229 gene encoding uncharacterized protein ZK1073.1 isoform X3, which encodes MSALAAEKRASFARRAESLVERKYNISTEKCGDLTVIVQGDLSQQEKRAVFITVHDLGCNHNSFQEFVSSPCMTEIKERSCFIHVDVPGHADNADALADGFPFPSLQALGEDLVTVLDYLHVKYVIGLGEGAGANVLARFGLAHPSRALGLILINATGSAASVVQSFKNKFISWKSDEVAQSAESFLMYHKFGHQIVGENPDKDKIVAEYQKRLHRSLNSKNIGLYVKAFMNRKDLTLKGCKVDVILITGMLSPYASMVEKLHRDVEKERVTILKIERAGDVLADAPGKVAQSILLFCKGQGLLTSVVMPGVDRGRAFSTASSGSLEGANGSRRLSRGISMEDYDKPNIRRLSIMNRLSNYRSKLFKKIMDISLTQKKSSWRLKQLQCDQRNIITIDLAGKSRKTVLSISQ
- the LOC108073229 gene encoding uncharacterized protein ZK1073.1 isoform X7, whose amino-acid sequence is MSALAAEKRASFARRAESLVERKYNISTEKCGDLTVIVQGDLSQQEKRAVFITVHDLGCNHNSFQEFVSSPCMTEIKERSCFIHVDVPGHADNADALADGFPFPSLQALGEDLVTVLDYLHVKYVIGLGEGAGANVLARFGLAHPSRALGLILINATGSAASVVQSFKNKFISWKSDEVAQSAESFLMYHKFGHKWVCT
- the LOC108073229 gene encoding uncharacterized protein ZK1073.1 isoform X6, which codes for MSALAAEKRASFARRAESLVERKYNISTEKCGDLTVIVQGDLSQQEKRAVFITVHDLGCNHNSFQEFVSSPCMTEIKERSCFIHVDVPGHADNADALADGFPFPSLQALGEDLVTVLDYLHVKYVIGLGEGAGANVLARFGLAHPSRALGLILINATGSAASVVQSFKNKFISWKSDEVAQSAESFLMYHKFGHANHFAYLLLSIGAAVLDL